The Curtobacterium sp. MCSS17_015 genomic sequence GGAGGACGGACTCGGCAGCGTCGTCCGTCCGGGCCTGTTCCACGCCCGTCACGCTACTCGCCGCCGTACAGCTTCGGGTCCACGTCCAGCCCGTAGATGGCCAGCCCGGAGTCCCAGATCGCCGTCGCGCCGGCGCGCAACAGGTCCAAGTCGTCGGGGCCCACCTGCTCGGCACGGACGACGTGCCCCCGCATGCTCACCGTCGACTCGCCGACGGTGACCCGGCGGGTTCCGTCCCGGTCCTCCTGCCGGATGGTCACCGGATACGGCTCATGCAGACCCCGGAGGTCCCGGAGCACGTACGTCGGCCGCGACCGCTGATCGGCCGCGAGGACCTGCTTGGGCTGGTCGATGCCGGTGAGCACCAGCACGCTCGGGATGCCGGCGTCGTTCGCACCCTTGATGTCGGTGTCCAGCCGGTCGCCGATGAAGAGCGGACTCGTCCCGCCGAAGCGGGCCAGGGCGGCGTCGAAGATCGGGCGCTCGGGCTTGCCCGCGACGACCGGCATCCTGCCGACCGCCTGGTGCACGGCCGCCACCAGCGTGCCGTTCCCGGGCGCGATGCCGCGCTCGACGGGGATAGACCAGTCCATGTTCGTGGCCACCCACGGCACGCCAGCGTCCGCCAGCGCGAAGGACGCCTCCGCGAGCTGCTTCCAGCCGAGCTCCGGAGCGAAGCCCTGGATGACGGCCGCCGGGTTGTCCTCCGCGCTGTCGGTGACCACGAAGCCGGCCTGTTCGACGATCGTCGTCAGGCCGAGTCCACCGATCACGAGCACCGTGGAACCCGCTGGGACCAGCGTCGCGAGGAGCCGCGCGCCGGCCTGGGAGGACGTCACCACGTCATCGGCGGTGACCTGCAGCCCGTACTGCTCGAGGTGTTCCGCGACGTCGCCGGGACGCCGCGAGGCGTTGTTCGTGATGTAGCCGACGCGGGCCGACGCGGCGGCCCGGGTCAGGGCCTCCACGGCGTACGGCACCGCGTTGCGTCCGCGGTAGACGACGCCGTCGAGGTCGGTGAGGACCACGTCGACGCCGTCCACCGGCGTACGCGGGGTCTCAGCCGGCTGCGGAGCCGTCGATGTCCCGCGGGTTGTCCTCGTCGACCTCTCCGAGGTCGTCTCCGGCGACGTCGTCGGACTCGTCATCTCCGAGGGTGCTGACGTACCCGTTGCCGGGCTCGGCGTCCCCGAGTTCTGCGTCGTCGAGCTCGCTGTCGTCGAGTTCGGCGCCGTCGGACTCGTCGCTTCCGGGCCCACTGTCGAGCCCGTCGTCTTCGAGCGCTTCCTCGACCACATCCACTGTCTCCCAAGCATCGTCTTCAGCAGCCTCGGCGAGAGCCTCGGCCGCACGGTCGACACGGGCCCACCATTCGTCGGCCTCGTCCTGGCGGCCGAGCTCCTCGAGCGTGGCCGCGTAAGCACTGTAGAGCGCCGGCGACCAGCTGTAGGCCGTCGACGGGTCGAGCTGTGGAATCTCGAGTTCGCCCAGAGCGGCTGTGGGATTGCCGAGGTCCAGCCGGGCCCCGGACATCGCGATCGCGAGTTCCACCTGCACCGGCGTCTCCAGGGCGGCACGGTCCACCGACCGTCCCAGCTCGAGTGCACGCTCGGGTCGGCCGAGCCCACGCTCGCAGTCGACCATCATCGGCAGCTGGTCGTTGCGGCCGGAGATCCGGCGGTACGTGCGGAGTTCCCGCAGCGCGGTCGCGAAGTCGCCCAGCCGGTACGCCGTGATCGCAGCCGTCTCGCGGACGACGGCGACGCGACCAGCGCGACGAGCAGCACTGAGAGCGTGCTGGTTCGCGAGCTCCGGATCGGTGTCCACGAGCATCGCAGCGGTGACGAGGTGCCGGGCAACCCAGTCGGCGTTGTCCTTGCTCAGTGTCTTCAGCTCGGCACGCGCGGCGGGGTGCAGGTCACGCGCCTGGATCTCCTCGGGGATCTCCGGGTCGTCGTGGCGCGGTCGGATCGACCGGGTGCCGTACGGGTCACGGTCTTCCCAGTCGTCGCGGGCTGCCTCGCCGAACCGTGCGCCGGCCGAGCGCGTGCCGTCGCCGAACCGTTTCCGATCGGCGCCGTCGCGGCCCGGACGGTCATCGTCACGACGCGGTCGTCCCCCATCGCGGAACGGGCGGTCACCGTCCCGTCGCGGACGGTCGTCTCCTCCGCGGAACGGCCGGTCACCGCCGCCGGAACGGTACGGGCGGTCACCGTCCCGTCGCGGACGGTCATCACCACCACGGAACGGACGGTCACCGCCACCGGAACGGTACGGGCGGTCTCCGTCACGGCGCGGACGGTCATCACCACCACGGAACGGACGGTCACCGCCACCGGAGCGGAACGGCCGATCTCCGTCACGACGCGGACGGTCATCACCACCACGGAACGGACGGTCACCGCCACCGGAGCGGAACGGGCGGTCACCGTCAGGACGCAGACGGTCATCACCACCACGGAACGGACGGTCACCGCCACCGGAGCGGAACGGCCGGTCACCGTCACGACGCGGCCGGTCATCACCACCACGGAACGGACGGTCTCCGTCCCGACGCGGACGGTCATCGCCACCACGGAACGGACGGTCTCCGTCCCGACGCGGACGGTCATCGCCACCACGCAATGGACGGTCGCCGTCACGACGTGGCCGGTCGTCGGCTCCGCGGAACGGACGGTCGGAACCGCTGGAACGGGCCGGGCGCTCACCCTCACGACGCGGACGGTCGGAGGAAGGTCGGTCCGATCGCCACGAGGGACGGTCTGATCGCGCTCCGCCTTCACGGAAGTCACGACCGCCCGGACGACGATCTGAAGCGTCGTTGTACGGACGGCTCCCACCACGACGCTCGTCGCCGCGCTGTCCTTCTCGACGCTCGAAGTCGCGGGGCCCGGACGACCAACCACCGCGGTCACCGCTCCGCTGCGGCCCGCCGTCGCGTCGAGGCCGGTCCTGACGGTCGCCGTCGCGCCCGTCTCGTCGCTGTTCGTCGTCGTTCGCCACCGTAGCTCCTCGTTGCGTGCCGGGATCAGGTGTCCCGACGGTCGTCCGCTGTGTCGTTGTGTGTGGGCTGTCCTGCTCGCCCTGCCCCAAGTCCATCACGAACACGGCGCAGAGTCGACCAGCAGGACACCCTGGGAATGAGAAATGGCCACCGACCCTCCCGAGAGCTTTCGCTCTCGATGGAGGGCCGATGGCCACATCTGTTGTGAAAAGGAGTCCGGCGGCGTCCTACTCTCCCACAAGGTCCCCCTTGCAGTACCATCGGCGCTGAGAGGCTTAGCTTCCGGGTTCGGAATGTGACCGGGCGTTTCCCTCTCGCTATGACCACCGGAACACGTTCGACACTTCTACCAGGGAAGGTTCGAAACAGTTCCGCGCATGCGCGGTGTTCAGTTTCAGTTGTTCCCGATCGTCTGTCGGGAACCACAAAGTGGACGCGAGCCCCACACCGAAGTGTGGGAAAAAAGTGTGTGTCAAGTCTTCGGCTTATTAGTACCGGTCAGCTCCACGGGTCGTTAGTCCCCGCTTCCACATCCGGCCTATCAACCCAGTAGTCTGCTGGGAGCCTCTCACACTCAAGGTGCATGGAAATCTCATCTCGAAGACGGCTTCCCGCTTAGATGCTTTCAGCGGTTATCCGGTCCGAACGTAGCTAATCAGCGGTGCCCTTGGCAGAACAACTGACACACCAGAGGTTCGTCCATCCCGGTCCTCTCGTACTAGGGATAGATCTTCTCAAATTTCCAACGCGCGCAGCGGATAGGGACCGAACTGTCTCACGACGTTCTAAACCCAGCTCGCGTACCGCTTTAATGGGCGAACAGCCCAACCCTTGGGACCTACTCCAGCCCCAGGATGCGACGAGCCGACATCGAGGTGCCAAACCATGCCGTCGATATGGACTCTTGGGCAAGATCAGCCTGTTATCCCCGAGGTACCTTTTATCCGTTGAGCGACAGCGCTTCCACAAGCCACTGCCGGATCACTAGTCCCGACTTTCGTCCCTGCTCGACCTGTCAGTCTCACAGTCAAGCTCCCTTGTGCACTTACACTCGCCACCTGATTGCCAACCAGGTTGAGGGAACCTTTGGGCGCCTCCGTTACTCTTTGGGAGGCAACCGCCCCAGTTAAACTACCCATCAGGCACTGTCCATGAACCCGATCAGGGTCCTACGTTAGACATCCAAAGTGACCAGAGTGGTATTTCAACAATGACTCCACGAACACTAGCGTGCCCGCTTCACAGTCTCCCACCTATCCTACACAAGCCACTCCGAACACCAATACCAAACTGTAGTAAAGGTCACGGGGTCTTTCCGTCCTGCTGCGCGTAACGAGCATCTTTACTCGTAGTGCAATTTCGCCGAGTTCGCGGTTGAGACAGCTGGGAAGTCGTTACGCCATTCGTGCAGGTCGGAACTTACCCGACAAGGAATTTCGCTACCTTAGGATGGTTATAGTTACCACCGCCGTTTACTGGGGCTTAAATTCAGAGCTTCGCCGTGAGGCTGACCCTTCCTCTTAACCTTCCAGCACCGGGCAGGCGTCAGTCCGTATACATCGTCTTGCGACTTCGCACGGACCTGTGTTTTTAGTAAACAGTCGCTTCCCACTGGTCTCTGCGGCCTTCAACGCTCACGGAGTGAATCCGGTCACGTGTCCGGCCCCCCTTCTCCCGAAGTTACGGGGGCATTTTGCCGAGTTCCTTAACCACGATTATCTCGATCTCCTTGGTATTCTCTACCTGACCACCTGAGTCGGTTTCGGGTACGGGCGGCTGCAACCTCGCGTCGATGCTTTTCTCGGCAGCATAGGATCACTGATTTCCCCTTACGGGTACGCGTCGGGTCTCAGGCATACAGACGACGGATTTGCCTATCGTCAGCCCTACATCCTTACACCAGGTTCACCTTACGGATACCATCGCCTGGCTCAGCTACCTTCCTGCGTCACACCTGTTCATACGCTAACCGCACCAGCATGGGGTCGAGCGTTAGACCGGCGACCATCACCCCGAAGGGATCCGGTACGTCCGGGTTAGGACTCTTAGCACCACTGGATTAGCTTGGGCGGTTGTTCGCCGGTACGGGAATATCAACCCGTTGTCCATCGACTACGCCTGTCGGCCTCGCCTTAGGTCCCGACTTACCCAGGGCGGATTAACCTGGCCCTGGAACCCTTGGTCTTTCGGAGGACGGGTTTCTCACCCGTCTTTCGCTACTCATGCCTGCATTCTCACTCGTGTGGCGTCCACGGCTGGATCACTCCGCCGCTTCACTCGCCACACGACGCTCTCCTACCACTCCGCACGACTGAACCACGAAGGCTTGTCTAGTGTGCGAAATCTACAACTTCGGCGGTGTGCTTGAGCCCCGTTACATTGTCGGCGCGGAATCACTTGACCAGTGAGCTATTACGCACTCTTTCAAGGGTGGCTGCTTCTAAGCCAACCTCCTGGTTGTCTGTGCAACTCCACATCCTTTCCCACTTAGCACACGCTTAGGGGCCTTAGTTGGTAGTCTGGGTTGTTTCCCTCTCGACGATGAAGCTTATCCCCCACCGTCTCACTGCTGCGCTCTCACTCACCGGCATTCGGAGTTTGGCTGACGTCAGTAACCTGTTGAGGCCCATCGGCCATCCAGTAGCTCTACCTCCGGCGAGAAACACGCAACGCTGCACCTAAATGCATTTCGGAGAGAACCAGCTATCACGAAGTTTGATTGGCCTTTCACCCCTATCCACAGCTCATCCCCTCCATTTTCAACTGAAGTGGGTTCGGTCCTCCACGACGTCTTACCGTCGCTTCAACCTGGCCATGGATAGATCACTTCGCTTCGGGTCTAGGACATGCGACTGAAATCGCCCTATTCAGACTCGCTTTCGCTACGGCTACCCCACACGGGTTAACCTCGCCACATATCGCTAACTCGCAGGCTCATTCTTCAAAAGGCACGCCGTCACCCCTACAAGGAGGCTCCGACGGTTTGTAAGCAAACGGTTTCAGGTACTATTTCACTCCCCTCCCGGGGTACTTTTCACCTTTCCCTCACGGTACTTGTCCGCTATCGGTCATCTGGGAGTATTTAGGCTTATCAGGTGGTCCTGACAGATTCACACGGGATTTCTCGGGCCCCGTGCTACTTGGGATACACATCCGGCCATAACACCATTTCGTCTACGGGGCTGGCACCCACTACGGCCCGGCTTTCAAACCGGTTCGACTATGATGCGCTGTAACCGCCCCAGTCCGGCAGAACTGAGCGACGTGTCCCACAACCCCGACCATGCAACGCCCGCCGGCTATCACACATGATCGGTTTAGCCTCATCCGTTTTCGCTCGCCACTACTCACGGAATCACATGTTGTTTTCTCTTCCTGTGGGTACTGAGATGTTTCACTTCCCCACGTTCCCTCTACCCGCCCTATATATTCAGGCGGGAGTCACCAGGTCGACAAGTCGCCTGGCGGGGTTTCCCCATTCGGAAATCCTCGGATCGAAGCTCGATTATCAGCTCCCCGAGGCTTATCGCAGATTTCTACGTCCTTCTTCGGCTCCAGATGCCAAGGCATCCACCGTTTGCTCTTAGAAACTTGACCACAAAGATTAAAATTGCGATCCAACGCCACACCAACACCACGCCGATCACCACAAAGGCAACCAACCGGTCTCGGATGACGCGAATCTAAAGATGCTCGCGTCCACTGTGTAGTTCTCAACATACGATCGGCACCACACTCCCCCAGACCAACCGGTCTGACATCATGCGGCCCACCGAAGGACCTTCCGGCCCAACCCCCAACCACCGAACCACCCGAAAGTGACCCACCGTGGCCAGGAAGCCTGGTCCCTCAGGACCCAACAACGTGCACCAGCCGACCCGCTCCCACCCGACCCGTTCCAACCCCGCAAGCGGGACGTACTGAGACCGGAAGACGCGCTCCCGACTGCACTGTCAATGTTCCACCCATGAGCTACCCGTCGGACACGTTCGGTCCGAACCGGGCGCCTGGACCAGCAACCAACCCACCACACGGTGAGCAGCGCTGACCAGATGCTCCTTAGAAAGGAGGTGATCCAGCCGCACCTTCCGGTACGGCTACCTTGTTACGACTTAGTCCTAATCACCGATCCCACCTTCGACGGCTCCTTCCACAAGGGTTAGGCCACCGGCTTCGGGTGTTACCGACTTTCATGACTTGACGGGCGGTGTGTACAAGGCCCGGGAACGTATTCACCGCAGCGTTGCTGATCTGCGATTACTAGCGACTCCGACTTCATGAGGTCGAGTTGCAGACCTCAATCCGAACTGAGACCGGCTTTTTGGGATTCGCTCCACCTTACGGTATCGCAGCCCTTTGTACCGGCCATTGTAGCATGCGTGAAGCCCAAGACATAAGGGGCATGATGATTTGACGTCATCCCCACCTTCCTCCGAGTTGACCCCGGCAGTCTCCTATGAGTCCCCGGCATAACCCGCTGGCAACATAGAACGAGGGTTGCGCTCGTTGCGGGACTTAACCCAACATCTCACGACACGAGCTGACGACAACCATGCACCACCTGTACACCGACCACAAGGGGGCGACCATCTCTGGCCGTTTCCGGTGTATGTCAAGCCTTGGTAAGGTTCTTCGCGTTGCATCGAATTAATCCGCATGCTCCGCCGCTTGTGCGGGCCCCCGTCAATTCCTTTGAGTTTTAGCCTTGCGGCCGTACTCCCCAGGCGGGGCGCTTAATGCGTTAGCTACGACACAGAAACCGTGGAAAGGTCCCTACATCTAGCGCCCAACGTTTACGGCATGGACTACCAGGGTATCTAATCCTGTTCGCTCCCCATGCTTTCGCTCCTCAGCGTCAGTTACGGCCCAGAGATCTGCCTTCGCCATCGGTGTTCCTCCTGATATCTGCGCATTCCACCGCTACACCAGGAATTCCAATCTCCCCTACCGCACTCTAGTCTGCCCGTACCCACTGCAAGCCCGAGGTTGAGCCTCGGGATTTCACAGCAGACGCGACAAACCGCCTACGAGCTCTTTACGCCCAATAATTCCGGACAACGCTTGCACCCTACGTATTACCGCGGCTGCTGGCACGTAGTTAGCCGGTGCTTTTTCTGCAGGTACCGTCACTTTCGCTTCTTCCCTACTAAAAGAGGTTTACAACCCGAAGGCCGTCATCCCTCACGCGGCGTTGCTGCATCAGGCTTTCGCCCATTGTGCAATATTCCCCACTGCTGCCTCCCGTAGGAGTCTGGGCCGTGTCTCAGTCCCAGTGTGGCCGGTCACCCTCTCAGGCCGGCTACCCGTCGTCGCCTTGGTGAGCCATTACCTCACCAACAAGCTGATAGGCCGCGAGTCCATCCCCAACCAAAAAATCTTTCCACCACCAGGCCATGCGACCAGTAGTCATATCCAGTATTAGACGTCGTTTCCAACGCTTATCCCAGAGTCAGGGGCAGGTTACTCACGTGTTACTCACCCGTTCGCCACTAATCCGCCCAGCAAGCTGGGCATCATCGTTCGACTTGCATGTGTTAAGCACGCCGCCAGCGTTCGTCCTGAGCCAGGATCAAACTCTCCGTAAAAAATTACAACCAACACCGAAGTGTCAGCGAGTTGATCTTGACTGTTGACTGTCTACTGACAATCTTCAATCCAAAAGGAATTGCTCCACACCCGATCAGCCGAAACCGACCAGGCACGGGGTCAATAAAATTGGCATTGACAATGTGCACGCTGTTGAGTTCTCAAGGACCAGACGCACTCCCCACTCCACACCACCAGGATGCTTCGCCAGAGAGGCTGTCGTTCTCGAACCCACCGATGTCGTCGAACCCGCCAACACGACCCGTGCTGTCAGATCCAGTGGCTCATCCCGTAGGAGAGAACCGGTGGAGT encodes the following:
- a CDS encoding HAD-IIA family hydrolase; this encodes MDGVDVVLTDLDGVVYRGRNAVPYAVEALTRAAASARVGYITNNASRRPGDVAEHLEQYGLQVTADDVVTSSQAGARLLATLVPAGSTVLVIGGLGLTTIVEQAGFVVTDSAEDNPAAVIQGFAPELGWKQLAEASFALADAGVPWVATNMDWSIPVERGIAPGNGTLVAAVHQAVGRMPVVAGKPERPIFDAALARFGGTSPLFIGDRLDTDIKGANDAGIPSVLVLTGIDQPKQVLAADQRSRPTYVLRDLRGLHEPYPVTIRQEDRDGTRRVTVGESTVSMRGHVVRAEQVGPDDLDLLRAGATAIWDSGLAIYGLDVDPKLYGGE